Proteins encoded in a region of the Dehalococcoidia bacterium genome:
- the rpsU gene encoding 30S ribosomal protein S21 produces the protein MLIVTPKDGESGEQLLARFTKIVQRDGILREVKRRRHFISNHEAERLVKQKAARKRARAARKAAERAARQR, from the coding sequence ATGCTGATTGTCACTCCCAAAGACGGCGAATCCGGAGAACAGCTCCTCGCCCGCTTCACCAAGATCGTTCAGCGAGACGGCATCCTGCGTGAGGTGAAGCGCCGCCGGCACTTCATCTCGAATCACGAAGCCGAGCGCCTCGTGAAGCAGAAGGCCGCGCGCAAGCGCGCCCGCGCCGCGCGCAAGGCCGCCGAGCGCGCCGCCCGCCAGCGCTGA
- a CDS encoding septal ring lytic transglycosylase RlpA family protein, with protein MRRAKRRRRRAPEAAAGILVLALLGIGALAVTAMQRLTAMPPAAAASGVAAPAAGNTITGLATFYADDFEGRIMADGHPFEMDDPTITAANAWPLGTRLLIRRAPGSPWDASLTAAERKRYFGNTIVVTVRDRGHFTHALDLSRAAFAELGRPDEGVIRLFIEPIGTIVH; from the coding sequence ATGCGAAGAGCGAAACGACGACGGCGCCGAGCGCCCGAAGCCGCGGCCGGCATACTTGTGCTCGCCTTGCTCGGCATCGGCGCGCTGGCCGTGACGGCGATGCAGCGGCTGACTGCAATGCCGCCGGCTGCCGCGGCGTCGGGCGTCGCGGCGCCCGCGGCCGGCAACACGATTACCGGTCTCGCCACCTTCTACGCCGATGACTTCGAAGGGCGGATCATGGCCGATGGCCACCCCTTCGAGATGGACGACCCGACGATCACCGCCGCCAACGCCTGGCCGCTCGGCACCCGCCTGCTGATCCGGCGTGCGCCCGGCAGTCCCTGGGACGCCTCGCTGACCGCGGCTGAGCGCAAGCGCTACTTCGGTAACACGATCGTCGTGACCGTGCGCGACCGCGGGCATTTCACCCACGCGCTCGACCTGAGCCGCGCCGCCTTCGCCGAGCTTGGCCGGCCCGACGAAGGCGTAATCCGTCTCTTCATCGAACCGATCGGCACGATAGTGCACTAG